The following are encoded in a window of Phytoactinopolyspora mesophila genomic DNA:
- a CDS encoding MerR family transcriptional regulator, which yields MKIGELSQRTGVSVRALRYYEEKGALKPRRTPSGYRIFDDHAVRTVGQIQTLLSAGLGLDIISEILACMSDDSPMLDGCRERLLGERQRMTADLERIGSAVSMLNTLLDEPEPGSAGRRIASRPPAW from the coding sequence ATGAAGATTGGCGAACTGTCGCAACGGACCGGAGTCAGCGTGCGGGCGTTGCGGTACTACGAGGAGAAGGGTGCGTTGAAGCCGCGCCGGACTCCGAGTGGTTATCGGATTTTCGACGACCACGCCGTGCGGACCGTCGGCCAGATCCAGACCCTGCTGTCTGCCGGCTTGGGCCTGGACATCATCAGCGAGATTCTTGCGTGCATGTCGGACGATTCGCCCATGCTCGACGGTTGTCGGGAACGTCTTCTGGGTGAACGCCAGCGCATGACCGCCGACCTCGAGCGGATCGGCTCCGCAGTGTCAATGCTCAACACGTTGCTCGACGAGCCCGAACCTGGTTCAGCCGGCCGTCGAATCGCGAGCCGGCCTCCAGCGTGGTGA
- a CDS encoding SMP-30/gluconolactonase/LRE family protein, with protein MIAVAFAYRQPDMNTVMGAEHTMKVEQLTPPVCEHGEGPAYSPRWAGPRWVDMLAGDILEMDATGAISRRNVGAVAAVIRARRGGGWIVAEERRLAIADDDSLTAPLQQWPQLWRDTQVRNNEGGCDPDGNLYLGSMAYEATPGAGTLYRIDRAGRAEAVVDAVTISNGIGWSPDGSRAYYIDTSTGRIDVFDWSSDTGLSGRREWASAPGGPDGLAVDAEGGVWVAMYGGSAIRRYDSDGRLDHVVELPVRQPTAVAFVGDELRDLVITTSRHRLGNSAEPEAGALFGIRDVGVRGLPLHEFGG; from the coding sequence GTGATCGCGGTAGCGTTCGCGTACCGCCAGCCGGATATGAACACCGTGATGGGAGCCGAACACACCATGAAGGTCGAACAGCTCACCCCGCCGGTATGCGAGCACGGCGAAGGCCCGGCGTACTCACCGCGGTGGGCCGGCCCGCGCTGGGTGGACATGCTCGCCGGGGACATCCTCGAGATGGACGCCACCGGCGCGATCAGCCGGCGAAACGTCGGCGCGGTGGCCGCCGTGATCCGGGCACGCCGAGGCGGTGGCTGGATCGTCGCGGAGGAACGGCGCCTCGCGATCGCCGACGACGACTCCCTGACCGCACCCCTCCAGCAGTGGCCGCAGCTGTGGAGGGATACCCAGGTGCGCAACAACGAAGGCGGATGTGACCCAGACGGCAACCTCTACCTCGGATCGATGGCGTACGAGGCCACCCCCGGGGCCGGCACGCTCTACCGCATCGACCGCGCGGGGCGTGCCGAGGCGGTGGTGGACGCGGTGACCATCTCCAACGGGATCGGCTGGTCGCCCGACGGGTCGCGTGCGTATTACATCGACACCTCCACTGGCCGCATCGACGTCTTCGACTGGTCAAGTGACACCGGGCTGTCCGGCCGGCGCGAGTGGGCGTCGGCGCCGGGGGGTCCGGACGGCCTCGCCGTCGACGCCGAGGGCGGTGTCTGGGTGGCGATGTACGGCGGCTCGGCGATTCGCCGCTATGACTCCGACGGCCGGTTGGACCACGTGGTCGAGCTTCCGGTCCGGCAGCCGACAGCGGTGGCGTTCGTCGGCGACGAGCTGCGGGATCTGGTGATCACGACGTCGCGGCACCGGTTGGGCAACTCGGCGGAACCGGAGGCCGGTGCTCTTTTCGGTATCCGCGACGTCGGTGTGCGTGGCCTGCCGCTGCACGAGTTCGGGGGTTGA
- a CDS encoding alpha/beta fold hydrolase codes for MQYRNWGERCPRWDGIRSETLDLDGRRVHMLLADTSPDARPETSPQLLLHGLAGSGTVWLDVITSLTAFGPVIAPDLPGSIFGETTIGRACQARLAANVVFLDRMTLHGLSMGGMAGLRFAAEHPGRVDRLVIVDSLMPVPMRRLERFGWQTLGRLVLTVGPVIARMLVWAWGRRLVDTKLRYLTDPEQLAAAGQSFGGDMTRAAPESIALAADQMREVPNHPARLAYAVTAFASATSAAFVSQRRMLAAIDRVSAPVLLVWGDQDRLVAREVIDHVLQRRPDWHLQVLESAGHAAPLEHPDAYIEAVCGWLIRPISTVRGPDVD; via the coding sequence GTGCAGTACCGCAACTGGGGTGAGAGGTGTCCTCGCTGGGACGGGATCCGCAGCGAGACATTGGACCTGGACGGCCGGCGGGTCCACATGCTCCTGGCCGACACCAGCCCGGACGCCCGCCCCGAGACGTCGCCCCAGCTGTTGTTGCATGGACTGGCTGGCAGCGGCACGGTCTGGCTGGACGTGATCACGTCGCTCACCGCGTTCGGGCCAGTCATCGCACCCGACCTACCCGGGTCGATCTTCGGCGAGACCACGATCGGCCGTGCCTGCCAGGCGCGGCTGGCTGCCAACGTCGTGTTCCTGGACCGGATGACGTTGCACGGGCTGTCCATGGGCGGCATGGCCGGGCTCCGGTTCGCCGCCGAGCACCCGGGCCGGGTCGACCGCCTGGTCATAGTGGATTCGCTGATGCCCGTGCCTATGCGGAGACTCGAACGATTCGGCTGGCAGACCCTCGGGCGGCTGGTGCTGACCGTGGGACCGGTGATCGCCCGGATGCTCGTGTGGGCCTGGGGCCGCCGGCTGGTGGACACCAAACTGCGGTACCTGACCGACCCGGAACAACTGGCCGCGGCAGGGCAGTCGTTCGGTGGAGACATGACCCGGGCCGCCCCCGAGAGCATCGCCCTCGCGGCCGACCAGATGCGCGAAGTCCCCAACCATCCGGCCCGGCTTGCGTACGCGGTGACTGCTTTCGCCTCTGCCACATCCGCGGCATTCGTGTCCCAACGCCGCATGCTGGCGGCGATCGACCGGGTATCAGCGCCTGTGCTGCTGGTCTGGGGCGATCAGGACCGGTTGGTGGCTCGTGAGGTCATCGACCACGTGCTTCAGCGGCGGCCCGACTGGCACCTGCAGGTCCTGGAGTCCGCCGGTCACGCCGCGCCATTGGAACACCCCGACGCGTACATCGAAGCAGTATGCGGCTGGCTGATACGGCCGATCTCGACCGTCCGGGGGCCCGATGTCGACTGA
- a CDS encoding TetR/AcrR family transcriptional regulator has translation MSTEASASVEASLADLTARARIRHVALAQFAERGSTATTIRGVARAAGVSPSLVQHHFGTKEGLRKACDAYVMQQLRQGVARGVTEQALADPAFVAETRRTAPVVLRYLARALTDGWPAATTLFDQSVALTEAHLTGQGATAGQSTRNRAAVFTAMKLGVVVLHEQLSRAMAIDTLSPDGMSQVSDAVLDIVSPAFIGKDLADAARHGNTGGPPESAASSQQRP, from the coding sequence ATGTCGACTGAGGCGTCGGCATCCGTCGAAGCGAGTCTTGCGGACCTGACCGCACGCGCCCGGATCCGTCACGTAGCCCTAGCCCAGTTCGCCGAACGAGGCAGCACGGCCACCACCATCCGCGGTGTGGCGCGGGCAGCGGGTGTGTCGCCGAGCCTGGTCCAACACCATTTCGGCACCAAGGAAGGCCTCCGGAAAGCCTGCGACGCATACGTGATGCAACAGCTGCGCCAAGGTGTGGCCCGTGGCGTGACCGAGCAGGCGTTGGCCGACCCGGCGTTCGTCGCCGAGACACGTCGGACGGCTCCGGTAGTCCTGCGCTACCTGGCCCGGGCCCTCACCGACGGATGGCCCGCGGCGACCACTCTGTTCGACCAATCCGTCGCCCTCACCGAAGCCCACCTGACAGGCCAGGGAGCGACCGCGGGGCAATCGACCCGCAACCGTGCAGCGGTGTTCACCGCCATGAAACTGGGGGTAGTTGTCCTGCACGAACAGCTCTCACGGGCCATGGCCATCGATACCCTATCCCCGGACGGAATGTCCCAGGTCAGCGACGCGGTGCTCGACATTGTCTCACCCGCCTTCATCGGTAAGGATCTCGCCGACGCAGCCCGGCACGGCAACACGGGCGGCCCGCCTGAGTCCGCCGCTAGTTCTCAGCAGCGGCCGTGA
- a CDS encoding thioredoxin family protein, with the protein MDVQLLYFDGCPNWRIMDERLRALAEEIGFTIAYRAVETLEEAQKLGFRGSPTVLVDRRDLFPGDDGRVGLACRMYQTPEGLAGSPVLDELRAALSRR; encoded by the coding sequence ATGGACGTGCAACTGCTGTACTTCGACGGTTGCCCCAACTGGCGAATTATGGACGAGCGCCTGCGTGCGCTCGCCGAAGAGATTGGCTTCACGATTGCCTACCGCGCCGTGGAAACACTGGAGGAAGCCCAGAAGCTGGGATTCCGTGGTTCTCCGACCGTCCTGGTCGACCGCCGGGATCTGTTCCCCGGCGACGACGGGCGAGTGGGGCTGGCCTGTCGGATGTATCAGACACCTGAAGGGCTTGCCGGATCACCTGTGCTGGACGAGCTAAGAGCGGCATTGAGCCGGCGTTGA
- a CDS encoding bifunctional 3'-5' exonuclease/DNA polymerase yields the protein MQPVVASEPDGSVRVRGLRVKDAERRVGATALAGVVRAAESDAAAMPRWTWSDTNRWYPLLLAAGVRIERAHDLRLAHRILRHSVPGATLSSEQWDTMPPAALTNGALGAAGHEPATLFGAPGPIEEAVEPDPLAELDAQRAAVAGSCEAARLRLLLAAESAGALVAVEMYHAGVPWRAEIHEDILTEALGPRPRAGERPARLEDLAGRIRAALDAPAGLNLDSPRDLLRAMDHAGVGARSLRKWELERLDHPVIEPLLEYKSLFRLMTANGWAWLDAWVRDGRLRSEYVVGGVVTGRWASRGGGALQLPKSVRRAVVADPGWMFVVADAAQIEPRVLAGMAGDEAMAAAGRGADGRGADLYEGIVASGAVATRELAKVGMLGAMYGGTTGSSGQVLPRLARAFPRSLAFVDEAARAGERGEVVTTHLGRSSPPPGASWHETQSGAYQDGAGEAEAARARSSARSWGRFTRNFVVQGTAAEWAMCWMASIRRRLWALGQVPDAIDGQVPEPFAARPHLVLFLHDEVVIHTPSALAEVVADEVRAAADEAGRLLFGDFPVKFPLSVSVAGSYAQVK from the coding sequence ATGCAGCCCGTCGTCGCCTCCGAGCCTGATGGCTCGGTGCGTGTTCGCGGTCTGCGCGTCAAGGACGCAGAACGGCGCGTCGGGGCAACCGCGCTGGCGGGCGTGGTGCGCGCAGCCGAATCCGACGCGGCCGCGATGCCTCGATGGACATGGAGCGACACCAACCGGTGGTATCCGTTGCTGCTGGCGGCCGGCGTGCGGATCGAGCGGGCCCACGACCTCCGGTTGGCACACCGGATCTTGCGGCATTCGGTGCCGGGCGCCACGTTGTCGTCGGAGCAGTGGGACACGATGCCGCCGGCGGCGCTGACCAATGGTGCGCTCGGCGCGGCAGGTCACGAGCCGGCGACGTTGTTCGGTGCCCCGGGACCGATCGAAGAGGCCGTGGAGCCGGATCCGCTCGCGGAGCTCGATGCCCAGCGGGCGGCCGTCGCAGGTTCTTGCGAGGCGGCGCGGTTGCGCTTGCTCCTGGCGGCGGAGTCCGCGGGCGCGCTGGTGGCCGTCGAGATGTACCACGCCGGGGTGCCGTGGCGGGCTGAGATCCATGAGGACATCCTCACCGAGGCGCTCGGCCCGCGGCCGCGAGCGGGAGAGAGGCCGGCGCGCCTGGAGGACCTTGCCGGCCGGATCCGCGCGGCGCTGGACGCTCCGGCAGGGTTGAACCTGGACTCTCCCCGGGACCTTCTCCGGGCGATGGATCACGCCGGTGTGGGTGCGCGCAGCTTGCGCAAGTGGGAGTTGGAGCGGCTTGACCACCCGGTGATCGAACCGCTGCTCGAATACAAATCGCTGTTCCGGTTGATGACCGCCAATGGGTGGGCCTGGCTTGATGCGTGGGTGCGTGACGGGCGGTTGCGCAGCGAGTATGTCGTGGGTGGTGTGGTGACCGGCCGGTGGGCGTCGCGTGGCGGGGGAGCGCTGCAACTCCCGAAGAGCGTGCGCCGGGCGGTGGTCGCCGATCCCGGCTGGATGTTCGTCGTCGCCGATGCCGCGCAGATCGAGCCGAGGGTGCTGGCGGGGATGGCCGGTGACGAGGCGATGGCGGCTGCCGGGCGCGGTGCCGACGGCCGGGGTGCTGACTTGTACGAGGGGATCGTGGCCTCCGGTGCCGTAGCCACCCGGGAACTGGCCAAGGTCGGGATGCTTGGGGCGATGTACGGCGGGACCACCGGGTCCAGCGGCCAGGTGCTGCCACGGCTGGCGCGGGCCTTTCCCCGCTCGCTGGCCTTCGTGGACGAGGCTGCCCGGGCCGGGGAGCGTGGTGAGGTGGTCACCACGCACCTGGGCCGCAGTTCGCCGCCGCCGGGCGCGAGCTGGCACGAAACGCAGTCCGGGGCTTACCAGGACGGTGCTGGAGAGGCTGAGGCGGCGCGGGCCAGGTCTTCTGCCCGCTCGTGGGGGCGGTTCACCCGCAACTTCGTGGTGCAGGGCACGGCCGCGGAGTGGGCCATGTGCTGGATGGCGTCCATCCGGCGGCGCTTGTGGGCATTGGGGCAGGTGCCCGATGCTATCGACGGGCAGGTGCCGGAGCCGTTCGCTGCTCGGCCCCACCTTGTGCTCTTCCTGCACGACGAGGTCGTGATCCACACGCCGTCGGCGCTGGCCGAGGTCGTCGCCGACGAAGTACGGGCCGCCGCGGATGAGGCGGGACGGCTGCTGTTCGGCGACTTCCCCGTCAAATTCCCGCTGAGCGTCTCGGTGGCTGGCTCCTACGCCCAGGTGAAGTGA
- a CDS encoding MFS transporter codes for MLLRLAVLMFCVFSITTGEFVVAGILPEVAGDLAISVGTAGLLVTAYASGMIIGGPILTALTAGSDRKRLMLILLGVAVAGNVLSALAPNFTWLLVSRLVTALVTSTFFAQAIVVAVRSAPREKAASTVARLAFGMNLAMILGAPIGTAIGGVWGWRATFWAIGLACLAGFGLVSQLITPPNEESRGSAVAELRVLRRRPVLLALAITAVGNVGILMVFIYLAPLLTGLAGHPDGRLPLLLLGYGVGATVGNLVGGTLYDRNPRTFQPMLLGLLAAVLTGTWVIALTPAPTAVAVVLLGGLGFAIIPGMQTRVMHAASEAPTLAMAVNASGYQVAAACAGLLGGFIADSGAGPRPIYLVAAVFTICGMLLTLVGVSATNPGGRARRLADRRR; via the coding sequence ATGTTACTCCGCCTGGCCGTTCTCATGTTCTGCGTCTTCAGCATCACCACCGGCGAGTTTGTCGTGGCGGGGATCCTTCCCGAGGTTGCCGGGGATCTGGCGATCAGCGTCGGTACCGCGGGACTGCTGGTCACCGCGTATGCCTCCGGGATGATCATCGGCGGACCGATCCTGACCGCACTCACCGCTGGCTCGGACCGCAAGCGGTTGATGTTGATCTTGCTAGGTGTCGCTGTTGCGGGGAACGTGCTCTCCGCGCTCGCACCCAACTTCACCTGGCTCCTCGTTTCCCGCCTGGTCACGGCACTTGTGACGTCGACGTTCTTCGCCCAGGCGATTGTGGTCGCGGTTCGTTCGGCACCGCGCGAAAAGGCGGCCAGCACTGTGGCCAGGCTGGCATTCGGGATGAACCTTGCCATGATCCTCGGCGCGCCGATCGGCACCGCCATCGGCGGCGTGTGGGGGTGGCGGGCTACGTTCTGGGCTATTGGTTTGGCGTGCCTGGCCGGCTTCGGGCTGGTATCGCAGCTGATCACACCACCGAATGAGGAGTCCCGCGGCTCCGCTGTCGCCGAACTGCGCGTGCTCCGGCGGCGACCTGTGCTGTTAGCGCTGGCCATCACCGCGGTGGGCAACGTCGGCATCCTCATGGTGTTTATCTACCTGGCGCCCTTGCTGACCGGTCTTGCCGGTCATCCCGATGGCCGGTTGCCGCTTCTCCTGCTCGGGTACGGCGTCGGAGCCACGGTCGGCAACCTCGTGGGTGGGACTCTTTACGACAGGAATCCGCGGACGTTCCAACCCATGCTGCTGGGGCTGCTTGCCGCCGTACTCACTGGCACCTGGGTCATCGCACTTACGCCGGCGCCGACCGCTGTGGCGGTAGTCCTGCTCGGCGGACTCGGATTCGCCATCATTCCCGGAATGCAAACTCGCGTGATGCATGCGGCATCGGAGGCGCCAACCCTTGCCATGGCGGTCAACGCATCCGGTTACCAGGTCGCCGCAGCCTGCGCAGGCTTACTCGGCGGGTTCATCGCTGACTCCGGCGCAGGACCGCGGCCGATCTATCTCGTTGCGGCAGTATTCACCATCTGCGGCATGCTGCTCACCCTCGTCGGCGTGTCGGCCACCAATCCAGGAGGTCGAGCCCGCCGCCTAGCGGACAGACGCCGGTGA
- a CDS encoding helix-turn-helix domain-containing GNAT family N-acetyltransferase, producing MGESANHGETADGGCRVAVLRSRLGLDSGYLSRLLRSLEEQALITVKPDQRDGRARVVRLTNLGVDQLDELNRRATEAADELLTQLGDVERQQLISTMGRLHGLLRLAAVTVAPADPASEIARHCLTQYAHELRQRFPEGYDDDDLLGPDALTPPHGILLCATEEEQPIGCGAVHMLRSDAGEIRHMWVHPSARRIGVGRRLITALEEQAYGLGARTLCLGTHDVLREAISMYQAPGYAPTHPYAKVAHTHQWYAKTL from the coding sequence ATCGGAGAAAGCGCCAATCACGGTGAAACCGCGGATGGCGGGTGCCGCGTGGCCGTACTGCGTTCGCGGCTCGGCCTGGATTCCGGCTATCTGAGTCGCCTACTGCGCTCGCTGGAGGAGCAGGCCCTTATCACCGTGAAGCCCGATCAACGCGACGGCCGAGCGAGAGTCGTGCGCCTGACCAACCTCGGGGTTGACCAGTTGGACGAACTCAACCGCCGTGCCACCGAGGCTGCGGACGAACTCCTGACTCAGCTCGGCGACGTGGAACGTCAGCAGTTGATCTCCACGATGGGCCGGCTCCACGGCCTGCTCCGGCTCGCAGCAGTGACCGTGGCTCCGGCCGACCCCGCGTCCGAAATCGCGCGGCATTGCCTGACCCAGTATGCCCATGAACTGCGGCAGCGGTTTCCGGAAGGCTACGACGACGACGATCTTCTTGGTCCGGACGCGCTCACACCACCGCATGGGATTTTGTTGTGTGCGACGGAGGAGGAGCAGCCGATCGGCTGCGGTGCCGTCCATATGCTGCGGTCCGACGCCGGCGAGATCCGCCACATGTGGGTTCATCCCAGCGCCAGACGGATCGGCGTCGGCCGCCGCCTGATCACTGCTCTGGAAGAACAAGCCTACGGGCTCGGCGCCCGCACGCTCTGCCTTGGAACACACGACGTCCTGCGCGAGGCCATCAGCATGTACCAGGCGCCGGGATACGCGCCGACGCACCCATACGCCAAGGTTGCCCACACGCATCAGTGGTACGCCAAGACACTATGA
- a CDS encoding sigma-70 family RNA polymerase sigma factor: MGADLTDEFEERRDRLRALAIRMLGTRDEAEDAVQETWMRLDRAGGQGIDNLDGWLTTVTARICLNRLRSRRTRTEVPLDRHVPDPVVHRVDAVGPDEEAILADEVGAALLLVLDALTPPERLAFVLHDVFAVPFDEIATMIERTPDAARQLASRARRRVRGATVPDADMSSQRRVVDAFFAAARDGDFARLVSVLHPDVVLHSDGGAARQPLSVIVRGSGEVARRALWFAIPNAVLHPVLVNGRAGVVVMLSAKPFVLMGFTVVAEAITVIEVLADPERIRRLDFPTL, encoded by the coding sequence ATGGGTGCGGACCTGACTGATGAGTTCGAGGAGCGCCGGGATCGGCTGCGCGCTCTCGCGATCCGGATGCTGGGAACCCGCGATGAGGCGGAGGATGCTGTTCAGGAGACGTGGATGCGTCTCGACCGTGCCGGTGGGCAGGGTATAGACAACCTCGACGGTTGGCTCACGACCGTGACAGCGCGGATCTGCCTCAACAGGCTGCGTTCTCGCAGGACAAGAACGGAGGTCCCGCTCGACCGCCATGTGCCTGATCCGGTAGTGCATCGTGTCGATGCCGTCGGCCCCGACGAGGAAGCGATCCTGGCTGACGAGGTCGGCGCGGCTCTACTGCTCGTCCTCGATGCGCTGACTCCGCCCGAACGGCTGGCTTTCGTACTGCATGATGTCTTCGCGGTGCCCTTCGACGAGATCGCCACGATGATCGAACGCACACCTGACGCGGCACGTCAGCTGGCCAGCCGTGCGCGGCGACGCGTCAGGGGAGCTACGGTTCCCGACGCCGACATGTCTAGCCAGCGCAGGGTCGTCGACGCCTTCTTCGCCGCAGCCCGCGACGGCGACTTCGCTCGGCTCGTATCCGTTCTCCATCCGGATGTCGTGCTGCATTCCGACGGCGGTGCCGCACGACAGCCGCTGTCTGTGATTGTGCGCGGATCCGGTGAGGTGGCGCGCCGCGCGTTGTGGTTTGCCATCCCCAACGCGGTCCTCCACCCGGTGCTGGTCAATGGCCGCGCTGGAGTTGTGGTGATGCTCAGCGCAAAGCCGTTCGTGTTGATGGGTTTCACGGTTGTCGCTGAGGCGATCACCGTCATCGAGGTACTCGCCGACCCCGAACGCATCAGGCGACTCGACTTTCCCACCTTGTAG
- a CDS encoding cytochrome b, producing MDAAMSTTTRTHEKAGASTHPAIEQAGKLVNFFDERIRASNWLKRNLRKVFPDHWSFLLGEIAMWSLLLVILSGIFLTFWFKPSMAHVTYEGAYVPLRGLVVSEAYASTLNLSFEVRGGLLMRQVHHWSTLVFIAAMAAHMLRHLFTGSFRKPRELNWLVGLSLLVLGITNGFFGYSLPDDLLSGTGLRIVEGGILAVPVVGTYLSYFIFGGEFPGEDIISRFYVFHILLVPGVILALLALHLVLLWYQKHTHWGGPGRSEKNVVGYPFFPMYMTKAGGFMFIVFGFIIVMAATIQINPLWLWGPYDPASVSAGTQPDWYIGFLDGALRIMPAWKIDVFGSELALSVLIPAAVLPGLIVTVLALYPWIERKITGDTREHHVLDRPRNVPVRSGLIVGFIVCYVLLWIAGGNDLFASVLNIPVNWVSRFLQLSVILGPPLAFWITKRICLGLQRRDRDRVLHGRESGVIVVSPEGEFTERHTALSAAEAYTLTAHEHHVPFDPGPPTDKHGIPNPAYKKNLRRARISRFYFADVIQKPTTAELSAAHERHQEIQG from the coding sequence ATGGACGCAGCCATGAGCACCACGACGCGAACTCACGAAAAGGCCGGCGCCAGCACACATCCAGCCATCGAGCAGGCAGGCAAGCTGGTCAATTTCTTCGACGAACGGATCAGAGCAAGTAATTGGCTGAAGCGGAACCTGCGGAAGGTCTTCCCGGACCATTGGTCCTTCCTGCTCGGCGAAATCGCCATGTGGAGCCTGCTCTTGGTCATTCTGTCCGGGATCTTTCTCACGTTCTGGTTCAAGCCGTCGATGGCACACGTCACCTATGAAGGCGCCTACGTGCCCTTGCGCGGCCTGGTGGTCTCGGAGGCCTACGCCTCTACGCTCAACCTTTCCTTCGAGGTCCGCGGTGGCCTGCTGATGCGCCAAGTCCACCACTGGTCCACCCTGGTTTTCATCGCCGCCATGGCGGCACACATGCTGCGGCATCTTTTCACCGGGTCGTTTCGCAAGCCACGCGAGCTGAACTGGCTGGTAGGGCTCAGCTTGCTGGTTCTCGGCATCACCAACGGGTTCTTCGGCTACTCGCTGCCCGACGACCTGCTGTCCGGTACCGGCCTTCGGATCGTCGAAGGCGGAATACTGGCGGTGCCAGTGGTGGGAACTTACCTGTCCTATTTCATCTTCGGCGGCGAGTTCCCCGGAGAAGACATCATTTCCCGGTTCTACGTGTTCCACATCCTGCTGGTGCCGGGGGTGATTCTGGCGCTGCTCGCGTTGCATCTGGTCCTGTTGTGGTACCAGAAACACACCCACTGGGGCGGCCCGGGCCGGTCCGAGAAGAACGTGGTGGGCTACCCGTTCTTCCCGATGTACATGACCAAGGCCGGCGGCTTCATGTTCATCGTCTTCGGCTTCATCATCGTGATGGCGGCGACGATCCAGATCAACCCGCTCTGGCTCTGGGGGCCCTACGATCCGGCGTCGGTCAGTGCCGGAACTCAACCGGACTGGTACATCGGTTTCCTCGACGGCGCACTACGCATCATGCCCGCATGGAAGATCGACGTCTTCGGGTCAGAGCTGGCGCTCAGCGTCCTGATCCCGGCCGCCGTCCTCCCAGGCCTCATCGTCACCGTGCTGGCGTTGTATCCCTGGATCGAACGGAAGATCACCGGCGACACCCGTGAGCACCACGTGCTCGACCGCCCCCGTAACGTCCCGGTCCGCTCCGGTCTCATCGTCGGGTTCATCGTCTGCTACGTACTGCTGTGGATCGCCGGCGGGAACGACCTCTTCGCCAGCGTGCTGAACATCCCGGTCAACTGGGTCTCACGGTTCCTGCAGCTCAGTGTCATCCTCGGACCGCCGCTGGCGTTCTGGATCACCAAACGGATCTGTCTCGGCCTGCAACGTCGTGACCGAGACAGAGTCTTGCATGGTCGCGAGTCCGGCGTCATCGTCGTCAGCCCCGAAGGCGAGTTCACCGAACGCCACACAGCACTATCCGCCGCTGAGGCCTACACCCTCACCGCCCACGAACACCACGTCCCGTTCGACCCCGGGCCTCCCACGGACAAGCACGGCATCCCGAATCCGGCCTACAAGAAGAACCTGCGCCGGGCCCGCATATCCAGGTTCTACTTCGCCGATGTGATCCAGAAACCGACGACGGCAGAACTCAGCGCGGCACACGAGCGACACCAGGAGATCCAGGGTTGA
- a CDS encoding NAD(P)-dependent oxidoreductase, whose protein sequence is MTGIRIALFGASGRTGRRLIAQAIPAGHEVIAVTRRPDSIRPRAGLRVIVADATNTTAVEKAVAGADAVASALGVPYSLKPISIYSAGIANVLGAMDIHGVRRLVVVSSAPLDPAYRARDSWLFTRAMEPLLMRLPGRTTYDDMARMESQVTGSGVEWTIVRSSWLFDAAAVSAYQLVTGTPTGMYTARPDLAAAMLAQLTDRRYLRRVVAVNTTEGTPRLVTQIWRENIKGR, encoded by the coding sequence GTGACCGGCATACGAATCGCCCTCTTCGGTGCTTCCGGCCGGACCGGTCGCCGTCTCATCGCTCAGGCCATTCCCGCCGGCCACGAGGTGATCGCCGTGACACGCCGCCCCGACAGCATCCGGCCGAGGGCTGGCCTGCGGGTGATAGTCGCCGACGCCACTAACACCACCGCTGTCGAGAAGGCCGTTGCGGGTGCCGACGCTGTGGCGTCCGCACTGGGGGTGCCCTACAGCCTGAAGCCGATCTCGATCTATTCCGCCGGGATCGCCAATGTGCTCGGTGCGATGGATATCCATGGCGTGCGACGCCTGGTCGTGGTCAGCTCAGCACCGCTCGATCCTGCGTACCGAGCCAGAGACTCGTGGCTGTTCACCCGCGCGATGGAGCCGCTACTCATGCGGTTGCCCGGGCGAACGACCTACGACGATATGGCCCGCATGGAGTCACAAGTCACCGGTAGTGGTGTGGAGTGGACAATTGTGCGCTCGTCGTGGTTGTTCGACGCAGCTGCCGTCAGCGCCTACCAGCTGGTCACAGGCACACCCACAGGCATGTACACCGCTCGTCCAGACCTGGCAGCCGCCATGCTCGCGCAGCTCACCGACCGGCGCTACCTGCGCCGTGTCGTCGCCGTGAACACCACCGAGGGCACGCCCCGCCTGGTCACGCAGATCTGGCGGGAGAACATCAAGGGCAGGTGA
- a CDS encoding heavy metal-responsive transcriptional regulator: protein MLIGELAKRTGTTTKTLRFYEDAGLLPEPPRTPNGYRDYPDQMADRIGFIHAAQAAGFGLRDIWQILGISDSGNRPCEHVGRLIDQRLAEVEQRIAELQRTRRVLTELAERTARLDPTECAGYCDVIQPSTR from the coding sequence ATGCTGATCGGCGAACTCGCGAAACGCACCGGCACCACGACCAAGACGCTCCGCTTCTACGAGGACGCCGGCCTTCTGCCGGAGCCACCGCGCACGCCCAACGGGTACCGGGACTATCCAGATCAGATGGCGGACCGAATCGGCTTTATCCACGCCGCCCAAGCGGCCGGGTTCGGGCTACGCGACATCTGGCAGATCCTCGGGATAAGCGACAGCGGCAACCGCCCGTGTGAGCACGTCGGCAGGCTGATCGATCAGCGCCTCGCGGAGGTGGAACAGCGTATCGCCGAACTCCAGCGGACCCGTCGCGTGCTGACCGAACTAGCCGAACGCACCGCTCGACTCGATCCAACCGAATGTGCCGGTTACTGCGACGTCATCCAGCCGAGCACGAGATGA